One genomic region from Tissierellales bacterium encodes:
- a CDS encoding ABC transporter substrate-binding protein has product MKKRLSVFLVLILALSSILVGCNGKKEIVDSSASKEELSVYKDMAGREVQLPEKIEKVYTTSYVGTVFMYTFDEEKLAGISVNLTEDEKKYTSEYFQSLPVIGGVGGKGQETSLEEIISISPDVVLFIDSLDKGSIDEMDKLQEQLDIPVIMLSDHIEDISDTYRELGKIFDNEERANELSKYVDEWFKEVDDIISDIPEEERATIYYASGPVGLETGVKGSRHVQSIELAGGVNVIEGDASENKGRVEVSIEEVLEGNPELVIVAPSKSDGVSSSYEYIKTDESWKYVQVVKNGKVYGTPYKPFNWFDRPPAVNRVLGIKWLTYIMYPDKADYDIKEEAKDFYKLFYNIELNEEDIKDILGNSI; this is encoded by the coding sequence ATGAAAAAAAGATTAAGTGTATTTCTAGTATTAATCCTAGCTCTATCTAGTATTTTAGTTGGATGTAATGGGAAAAAGGAAATAGTAGATTCTTCAGCATCTAAAGAAGAATTATCAGTCTATAAGGATATGGCAGGAAGGGAAGTCCAGCTACCAGAAAAGATTGAAAAAGTTTATACAACTAGTTATGTAGGAACAGTATTTATGTATACTTTTGATGAGGAAAAATTAGCAGGAATAAGTGTTAATTTGACAGAAGATGAGAAAAAATATACTTCAGAGTATTTTCAATCTCTTCCAGTAATAGGAGGTGTAGGTGGTAAAGGTCAAGAAACTAGTCTAGAAGAGATAATCAGCATATCACCAGATGTAGTTCTATTCATTGATAGTCTAGATAAAGGTAGCATAGATGAAATGGATAAACTACAGGAACAATTGGATATTCCTGTTATAATGTTAAGTGACCATATAGAGGATATATCAGACACCTATAGAGAACTTGGAAAAATATTTGATAATGAAGAAAGGGCTAATGAATTAAGTAAATATGTAGATGAATGGTTTAAGGAAGTAGATGATATTATAAGTGATATTCCTGAAGAAGAAAGGGCAACAATATATTATGCAAGTGGACCGGTAGGATTGGAGACAGGGGTTAAAGGGTCAAGACATGTACAGTCAATTGAGCTTGCTGGAGGAGTAAATGTAATAGAAGGGGATGCTAGTGAAAATAAAGGTAGGGTTGAGGTTTCTATAGAAGAAGTATTAGAAGGGAATCCTGAGTTAGTAATTGTGGCACCTTCAAAAAGTGATGGGGTATCTAGTAGTTATGAATATATAAAAACTGATGAAAGCTGGAAATATGTACAGGTAGTTAAAAATGGTAAGGTATATGGAACCCCCTATAAGCCTTTCAATTGGTTTGATAGACCACCAGCTGTAAATAGGGTTCTAGGGATAAAATGGCTTACATATATTATGTACCCTGATAAAGCTGATTATGATATTAAAGAAGAAGCAAAAGATTTTTATAAACTATTTTATAATATTGAATTAAATGAAGAGGATATTAAAGATATATTAGGGAACTCAATATAA
- a CDS encoding MATE family efflux transporter encodes MNKEIRLTEGNIIETLVKLALPIMGTSFVEMAYSFMDMIWLGRLSTNAVAAAGTVGFFTWFGSALFLIPKIGAEVGVAQSYGKDDMDAARHYVSHTLQLNIIIALLYSLLLIVFKDKLIGFFDLGDKEVISMAVDYLVIISFGMIFYFLNPVFAGIFNGTGNSITPFIINSIGLVINIVLDPLLIFGWGPFPEMGIK; translated from the coding sequence TTGAACAAAGAAATAAGACTTACTGAAGGTAATATAATTGAAACACTAGTAAAACTTGCATTACCAATTATGGGGACTTCTTTTGTGGAGATGGCCTATAGTTTCATGGATATGATATGGCTTGGTAGATTAAGTACAAATGCAGTAGCAGCAGCAGGAACTGTTGGATTCTTTACCTGGTTTGGGTCTGCATTATTTTTAATACCTAAAATAGGTGCAGAAGTCGGGGTGGCTCAATCCTATGGTAAAGATGATATGGATGCTGCCAGACATTATGTTTCCCATACTTTGCAATTAAATATTATTATTGCTTTATTATATTCATTGTTACTTATAGTTTTTAAAGACAAATTAATAGGATTTTTTGATTTAGGAGATAAAGAAGTAATTAGTATGGCGGTAGATTATCTAGTTATAATTTCCTTTGGAATGATTTTTTATTTTCTAAATCCTGTTTTTGCTGGTATATTCAATGGTACTGGAAATAGTATCACACCATTTATTATAAATTCTATTGGGCTAGTTATAAACATAGTTCTTGACCCTTTATTAATTTTTGGTTGGGGTCCATTTCCTGAGATGGGGATTAAG